Part of the Natrarchaeobius halalkaliphilus genome is shown below.
TCGTCCTCCGACAGGAGCGATCCCATGTTTTCACCAACGGAATCCGTGGGGATAATGGTTCGGCCTCGACTGTCAAAGTCGAGCGGAGAGCTGTCCGTCCGCTCAGAGCACCGATTCGAGATCGGAGAGCGACTCCAGGACGACGTCCGGCTGGATGGTCGAGCCGTCCAGGTCGCGACGGTCGGTAACGCCCGAAAGCACGAGCGCCGTCTGCATTCCCGACTGGACGCCCATTCGAACGTCCGTCTCGAGGCGATCTCCGATCATGAGACACTGGCTAGCGTCGACGCCCAACCGATCCGCGGCGGCCTCGACCGTGATCGAGGACGGTTTGCCGAGCACGCGATCGAGGTCGCGTCCCGTCGCCGCCTCGAGTGCGGCCACGTTCGTTCCGGCGTCCGGTATCTCGCCGCCCTCGACCGGGCAGGTCGTATCCGGGTTCGTCGCGAGGATCGTCGTCTCCTCGTCGATCGAATCGAGCGCCGTCGACAGCGTCTCGTAGTCGAGCGACCGGTCCATCGAGACGAGAACCACGTCGACGGCCGCCGAATCGTCCGTAAGCGAGAGCCCCGCCGCCTCGAGTTCGCCCTCGAGGTGGGACTCGCCGATCACGTAGATCTCGTCGCGCGGGTGCTCCCGGAGGAGGTATTCGACCGAGATAACGGTCGAGTTCAGGATGTCGGCCGGCTCCGCCGGCAACCCCATCCCCGTGAGTTTGTCGGCGTAGGCCGCCCGGCTCTTCAGGGAGTTGTTCGAGAGAAAGAGCACCGGAACGCCGCGGTCCCGAAGCGCGCGGATCCCCCGGTCAGCGCCGGGGATAAGCGACTCGCCGCGGTAAACCGTCCCGTCCAGATCGACGAGCGCCCCGCCGATCGGATCGAGACCGCTCATCGGCTCACCTCGGACGCCGCGGGGTCGTCCTCGGCCCACTCGTCGAGAAGAGGGAGCCGATCGAGGCGCGAACACGCCATCTCGAGTACCCCCTGACCGAGCGCTTCGCCGGTGCGTGCGTGCCAGTAGGCTTCGGTGAGCCCCTCGCGGTCGGAGCACGGAACGAGCTGGATGGTCGTTCCGCGTTCGTCGATCTCGAGCAGGCTGTACGCCCGGGGGAACGAGCAGACGGCCGGCGAAATCACCTCACGGAGTCCGTCGCGAACGGAGGCGGCTGGCAGGTGGTGGTGTGCGGAGACGACGAGCGGAACGTCGTGGTCGGTCAGGACGTCGACGAGCGCCTCTGACCGGTCGAGCGTGAACCACTCCCAGGGCTCGGCCGCCGGCGTCTCGGGGACCGAACGGAGGGTGTGATGACAGACGACGAGCGGGTTCTCGAGCGCCGGGAGTCGCTCTCGAAGCGCCTCGAGCTGGTCGTCGGAGACGTCACCGCTCCACTCCGTGAGCCGATCGTCGGGCGTCGACGCGCTGTTCAGACCAACCAGGTCGACGCCGCCGAACCGGGCGACGACCGGAAACGAACCGTCGGCGTACGACGAGGCGAACCACGATGCCGTGGGCAGTTCGGATCGGTCGTCGCCGTCCCAGGAGCGAACGTCGTGATTCCCGGGAATCGCGATCCACGGGGCCTCGAGATCCTCGACCAGTTCCTCGAACCGGCGAAACTCCCGTTCCGCACCGCTCGCGGTCAGATCACCGGCGAAAACGACGCCGTCGACGTCTCGCGCGTTGACGTCTTCGATCGCGGTCTCGAGCCCTCGTTCGGTTCGGTGGAGGAGTTTCCAGGTTCCGTCCGCGTCAGAAGAGAGGTGGAGGTCCGCAACGATCGCGATACGCGTTCGACGAGAGGTGAGAGGATTACGGAGACGGGCGAGAAACGGACCGATATCCGGGTCTCGGTTGCCGATAGCAGTACCAGGTTCCATTATTTATCCCTGGTTACCAGGGTTTGCGTAACTAACTATGAATCTTTTTGTCGGATCTCCGTGAGAATTACTGTCACTAAAACGGACAATAGTACTATTGAATGATGGATAGCAGACAGTACTGGAGATCTCCAGCGAGAAGATAACTGTCGAACTCGCTCACGATTATAACATATACTTGCCTGAAACTCGAGAAATAATACTAAATATCGAACTATTAGGCATATTTCCTGAGGAAGTGAGTTTATCCACTTATCAAATTATTGATTATATTGTGGTTGTATTCCCTCCACAAAAGTCAGTTACTTAGGAAAAATTTTAAATGATCTTTGTTCATCTGTTTGACCGAGATGGGACCAACGAACACACGACGCTCGTTTATGAAAGGTGCTGGGGGGGCTACAGTAGGAATTACCGCCGGGTTAGCAGGATGTCTGTTCGGCGGCGATGACGAGGATCTCGTCATCCAGTACAACGCCGTCGACGGGTGGGCGAACTACAGTACGGTTCGCGATACGTTCACCGATGAGACGGGTATCGACTTCCCCGAAGATACGAAAAACAGCGGCCAGACGCTCAACGCGCTGACCAACGAGGCGGACAACCCGCAGGCGGACGTCGCCTATATGGGTATTTCGGACGCCATCGTGGCCGAACAGGAGGGGTTGACCGAACCCTATCAACCGGAACACTGGGATCAGATTCCCGACGACCTCAAACACGAGGACGGAGAATGGTTCTGTAATCACTACGGAACCGTCGGATGGGCGGTCAACACGGAAGAAATCGAGGATCCGCCGGAAACGTGGGAGGACCTCCTCGACGAGCGCTTCGAAGATACGATCGCGCTGTACAATCCGGAGTCCGCCTACAACGGCTTCATCAACTACGTCAACGCCAACCTCGCGATGGGTGGGTCGCTGACCGACTTCGAACCGGGAATCGACTTCTTCCAGGAGCTACAAGACCGAGGAAACATCGCGGCGATGCCCGACCAGGGCGTGACGACGAGTTTCTTCCAGGGCGAAGTTCCGATGCTGATGGCGTACGATTTCAACGCCTACGAGGCGAAGTACCTGAGCGATATGGACGAAGACAGCGTCGAAGTCATCGTTCCCGACGACAGCGCGCTCGTCATCCCGTACACGCTGAACGTCGTCAACGACGCGCCGCGTCGCGAAAACGCAGAAGCGCTGTGTGACTTCCAGCTCAGCGAACAGGGCCAACAGCTGTTTGCCGAATCGTTCGTCACGCCGGCGCGCGACGACGTCAGCATTCCCGACGACGTCGCAGAGATGATGCTTCCGGATGACGAGTACGGTGGATCCGAAGCGATCGACTACGAGGAACTCGTCGAACATCAGGGTGACATCCGAAGCGAGTTCTCCGAGGAAATCGCCTCGTAAACGACGCTAATCGCATCTCCATGATAGAACGGGTTATTACGATACCGGAGCAGGTGACGGTTCGCGGAAAGCGGGTAGACGATCTTCTCCCCTGGATTCTGAGCGTTCCGTTCGCCTTGCTGTTCGTATTGTTTCTGGGCATTCCGCTGTACCGACTGTTCGAGCTGAGCTTTCAGTCCGAAACGTTCCTCGGCCACTACGTGAACATCTTCGCCGTCGGGCGGTACCGGAACGCGCTGTTCATGAGCTTCGCGATTTCGATCCTCGTGACCGCCGTTTCGATCGTCCTCGGACTGTTCATGGCGTACTTCCTGGCCAGGCGGGAGTTTACGGGCAAGCGACTCGTCGTCGCCATCATTTCGTTCCCGATTAGCTTCCCGGGCGTCCTGGTCGCGTGGGCGATGATCGTCGTCCTCGGTCGAACCGGCGTCCTGCCGCAGTTCCTCGCGTTCCTCTCGGGCGAGAGCGCCTCGACGTTCGCGATCGTCTTTAGCTTCTGGGGTCTGGTCGCCGGCTACACGTACTTTACGTTGCCTCGAGTGACCATGTCGATGGTGTCGTCGATCGAAAAAGTCGATCAGAACATCGAGGAAGCCGCACGGAGCCTCGGCGCGTCGCGTCTCCAGACGTTTCGGCACGTCACGCTTCCGGTGATCGCACCGGCGATCGCCTCCGCAGTCACGCTCGCGTTCAGCGTCTGTATGGCGGCATTCGGGACCGCACTGCTCATCGCAAGCGGTGTCGTGGACATTCTCCCACTGATGATCTTCAACGTCATCATGGGTCAGCAGGATTACGCGGCCGGCGCGGCGATGGCGGTCGTCCTGACGATCATCACGGTCAGCGTGATCTACGGCTACCGACGAAAGTTCGGAGGGAGCGTCTATGCCTGAATCGGGACTCGGCTCGCGACTTCCCGACCTCGACTACGGGCTGTTCGCGTTCTACCTCGTCTGCGTAGCGGTGCTGACGTTCATCTTACTCCCGGTGTTCGTCGTGTTCTTCTACTCGTTTTTCGGCTCTGCCGTCGGCGGTCTCAGCAGGCCGACGCTCGAGTTCTACGAGGGTGCGATCTCGAACAACCTGGATGCGATCATACTGAGCATTCAGATCGCCGTTATCACGGTGATCGTGGACATCATCGTCGGTGTCCCGGCGGCGTACACGCTCGTTCGCTACGAGTTCCCGTTCAAGCGCCTGCTCACCGAGTTGACGATCCTTCCGATGGCGATCCCCGGGATCGTCATCGGCGTCGCGATCGTCCGGAGTTGGGGTGCACCACGGTTCGGGATCGATATCGGCGGAACCGTCGAGATCATCATCATCGGGCACATCCTGTTTACGATTCCGTTCGTTATTCAGGTGACCATGGCGACGCTCGAGTCGATCGATTACCGGCGCCTCGAAGAGAGCGCGCGAAGTCTCGGTGCCGGCTGGCTGCGGACGTTCGTCTACGTGATTATCCCGAACATCTACAGCGGAATCATCGCGGGATCGATCATGGCGTTTGCACTCTCGCTCGGCGAGTTCAACATCAGCTTCTTCGTCTACACGCCACAGAACACGACGCTGCCGATCGCCCTCTTCGGCGGGTTCCGAACGGCGACAGTCGGTGAAGCGAGCGCGCTCGCATCGATATTCATCCTGCTGATCGTCGGACTCTTGCTCATCGTCCAGCTGATCAGCGACGAGGGAGTCAAACTCGGAGGGAACGTATAACGATGACTGAAGTTACACTCGATAACATTACGAAACGGTTCGGATCGGAAACGGCAATCGAAGACGTCTCTCTGACGGTACGGGACGGCGAAGTGCTCTCGATCGTCGGTCCCTCGGGCTGTGGGAAATCGACGACGCTCCGGACGGTCGCCGGTTTCGAGACGCCGACCGAAGGTCGGATCATGTTCGACGAAACGGACGTCACGGACGTCCGAGCGGAGAACCGAAACGTCGGACTCGTCTTCCAGGATTACGCCCTATTCATGAACATGTCCGTGATGGAAAACGCCACGTTCGGACCGCGCATGAAGGGCGTCCCGAAAGAAGAGCGCGAGGCGAAAGCGATGGAGCTGCTGGAGCTGGTCGGCATCGAAGAGCTCGCGGACAGAGATCCCGCGAGTCTCTCCGGCGGTCAACAACAGCGCGTCGCCCTGGTACGTGCGCTCGCCGTCGAACCGGAGATACTGCTCCTAGACGAGCCGATGACCGGTCTCGACGCGAAGCTGAAAAAGCGACTCCGCCGCGAAATCGGACAGCTACTGACCGACATCGGCGTCACGACGCTGTACGTCACGCACGACCAGACCCAGGCGATGGCGATGGCCGACCGCGTCGCGGTGTTGAACGACGGCCGTATCGAGCAGATCGGAACGCCGGAAACCGTCTACGAGCAGCCGGCGAATCCCTTCGTCGCGAACTTTATCGGAACGTCGAACCTGCTGCCGGCGACCGCAAACGGCGAGGCGGTCGACCTCGGCTTTGCGACGGTGGAAGTCGACGAGTTGCCCACCACCGACGGCGACGTCACGGTCGTCACGCGGCCGGACGACTTCACGCTGAACGGCGGGCCGATCCAGGCCGACGTCCTCGATACGTTCTACATCGGCGGAACCGTCCAGATGATCGTCGAACTCCCGGACGGGAACCAGATCTCGCTGAACGTCAACCCGAAGCAATCCGACGTCACGGGCGTCGGTCCGGGCGACCAGGTCGGACTCTCGCTCGACGCATCGAACGTCCACGTCGTCTCCTGACGGAGACCCCACCTCGCTGACGCGGACTGTTTTCCCTCCCGAATCGGTTCTGGACGTCGCGTCGGATCTCCGCGACTGGCGTACAGCTCCGCGTGTTTCCACTCGAGCGCTCGGGACGAGCGATGGCCCTCACGGACGTGCGTACGAACGAAAAATTCGGTGACGGGAACGTCGACGGTCGTCGATCGCTACACCGACGGCCGGTCGGATCGTCGTTCGTTATCGCTCCTCGAGCGGAACGAACTCCGAATCCTCAGGGCCGGTGTATCGGGCGCGGGGTCGGATGAGCCGGTTGTCCTCCTGGTACTCGAGGACGTGTGCGATCCAGCCGCCGGCGCGGCTCATCGCGAAGATCGGGGTGTACATATCGATCGGAATGCCGAGCTGGTAGTAGACCGAGCCGGAGTAGAAATCGACGTTCGGGGCGATGCCCTTCTCGACGAGGCCCTTCTCCTCGGCGAGGTACTGCTCGATCGTCGTGGTGTAGTCGTACCACTTGTCCTCGCCGTTTGCGGCGAGTTCTTCGCTACGCTCTTGGAGGATCTTCGCGCGCGGGTCCTTGACGTTGTAGACGCGGTGGCCGAACCCGGGGATGCGCCGACCCTGCTCGGTCGCCTGCTCGACCCACTCGCGGTGGTCGAGGTCGCTCTCGTCGATCTCGATCAGGACCTCCATGACGTCCTGGTTTGCGCCGCCGTGGAGCGGCCCCGAGAGTGCGCTGATGCCGCCGGTGACGGCGCTGTAGATGTCCGCCATCGTCGAACCGATCACCATCGAGGTGAACGTCGAGGCGTTCAGCCCGTGATCCGCATGAAGGATCAGCGCCTGATCGAACGTCTCCGCCGCGATGTCGTCCGGCTGCTCGCCGGTCAGCATGTAGAGGAAGTTCGCGGCAAGACCGAGGTCGGGCCGCGGCTCGATCGGACTCTCGCCCAGTCGATAGCGTTCGAACGCGGCGAGCGCGGTCGGGATTTTCGCCGTGATGCGTCGCCCCTTGCGAAGCGTCGCCTCCAGGTCATCGGGGTCAGCGTCGGCTTCGGGTTCGGAAGCCGAGAACATCGACACCGCGGTCCGAAGGGCGGCCATCGGCCGATCGCCGGCGTCGGCCAGCCGTTCCATCGTCGCGAGAACGTCGTCGCTGACGTCGCGCTCGTCGGCCAGCGCGTCCGTAAATCGATCGAGTTCGTCCTTGTTCGGGAGGTGTCCGTTCCACAGGAGATAGAGCACTTCCTCGTAGCTCGCGCCGCGAGCGAGGTCCTCGATCGGATACCCCCGATAGATCAGTCGGCCCGCATCACCGTCGATCGAGCTGAGTTCGGACTCTGCAACGAGAACACCCTCAAGCCCTTTTTCGAGGTCGTCAACCATACTCGCAGTTTCGCATCCCGATGGAAAAGTATTGTCGTTTGGTCGTCCTCACGGCCGAACGCGTCCGTTGTCCCCATTTACTCGACAGTACGGAGTAACCGACACGGTCGATCGGGAGTTCCTACTGGACGGCTGTCCAGTTAATCCGGCAAAGTGGAACGATAATTCGTTACTCGTCAAGAACGGCGGCCATCAGCTTCGTCTGGGCGGCGGCGAGGTGCTCGGAGAACGTCGAGCGCGCCACGCCGAGTTCCTCGGCCACTTCCGTCGCGTTCGCCCCCTTGGGATAGGCGAAGTAGCCCATCTCGTGGGCCGTCTCGAGTACCTCTCGTTGTCGAGGCGTCAGCGCGTCCAGATCGACGATCGCGCGATCGCCACCCGCTCCGGCGGCGCCGCGTGTCAGCTCCTCGACGACGACGCCCTCGAACCGATCACGAAGGCCCTCGACGACGACGGCGACCTCCTCGAGATCGCCCGTCCGAAACGAGATTAAGAGCGATCCGTCCTGGGCGCGAACCGAGGAAATCGGCGTTCCGAGTCCCTCGACGACCTCGCAGGCGCAGTCGTCGCGTTCGCGCTCGAACCGGTAGACACCGCCGTCGCCGTCCGACCGGAGTCGCGTCACCTCGACGTCGAGCGTCGCATCCTCGAGCGCCGTCGCCCGAGGAGCGTCGAACTCCTCGACGGTGACGCCGTCCGACGCCCGGGTCCAGTTAACCGATCCGATCGAGTCGTCGCTGGCGGCGGAGACGCTCGCGACCGGACAGTCCGTCGGCTCGTGTACGACGACGGTTGCGCGGAATCCGGTCATCGGATGTTCGTTCGACGGACGCCTCCATAACCGGCGACCGGAATTCCCACGCGTTGAAAACGTCACGTCGTCCGGCGTGTACCCGACTTTCGCCGTTTCGTCCGAGTACGGGAGATGGCAAGTAGAGAGTATAAGAGGCCAGTATATCCGATACTTCGGAATTCAAAGTATTGGCACAGGTTCGCCCGAGTCCACGTCTGACGAACGATTAAGTGGACCGAACGGTAACTAGCGTGTGAATGGGAAACAAGAACAAGACGATCTCGTTTCGAGTCAACGAGGACGCCTTCGAGGCGCTTCAGGACATCGCGACGGAGCGAGACATCTCGCTGTCGGCGGTGTTTCGCGACTACGTCGACCTGCTGGTCGATCACGACGGACAGGTGACCGTCGTCCCCGACCACGAACTCGAGACCGGCGCGAGCGACGACGGCGATCGCTCGTTTCCGCCGACCGTCGAGGTTCCGAAGAGTTTCATTCGGGAACACGAGCGCTTAGAGCTCGAGGCGGAGCACCTCCGCGAACAGCTCGACGAGTACAACGCCTACGTCACCGATCTGCAGGACCGACTCGAGGGCGAGGAGGACGAGATCCTGTTGCTCGACGATCTGGACGACGAAGAGTCCTACCAGCTCCGGTAAGGCGGATTCCGCCGGGCTCCGATCCGCCGAGTTCCGGTCAGCGGGTGAGATTTCGCTTTTCGCGTCGAATCTCGTCGGTCGTCTCGCCCGCGCCGTCGACCCGTGCGAGCCCCTCGGCGGCCTCGAGCGTCCGAACGCCGTTGTCGAGAAAGGAGAGAACGTCGCCCGTGTACGCATAGACCATGTAGTCGTCGCTCATCACGTCGACGATCGCGTTCGGACCGAGTCCCTGGGCTCGCAACTCGAGTAGGTACCGGATGAACTTCCGCTCCGGACAGCCACAGTAGGGGTTGTTGTCACAATCACAATCGAGAAAATCGCCCGCGAAATCGAGAACGCGATCGCGGGTGGCCTCGTCGAGCTTCTCGAGGCCCGCACCCTGAAAGAGGACGTCGAGCGTCGCCCCCTTGAACGCCCCTTTCGGGATGTTCGTCTCGAGCTGGGAGCTGAGTTGACGGTGGTTTTTGACGTAGATCTTATCGGTGATA
Proteins encoded:
- a CDS encoding ABC transporter permease codes for the protein MPESGLGSRLPDLDYGLFAFYLVCVAVLTFILLPVFVVFFYSFFGSAVGGLSRPTLEFYEGAISNNLDAIILSIQIAVITVIVDIIVGVPAAYTLVRYEFPFKRLLTELTILPMAIPGIVIGVAIVRSWGAPRFGIDIGGTVEIIIIGHILFTIPFVIQVTMATLESIDYRRLEESARSLGAGWLRTFVYVIIPNIYSGIIAGSIMAFALSLGEFNISFFVYTPQNTTLPIALFGGFRTATVGEASALASIFILLIVGLLLIVQLISDEGVKLGGNV
- a CDS encoding metallophosphoesterase family protein yields the protein MEPGTAIGNRDPDIGPFLARLRNPLTSRRTRIAIVADLHLSSDADGTWKLLHRTERGLETAIEDVNARDVDGVVFAGDLTASGAEREFRRFEELVEDLEAPWIAIPGNHDVRSWDGDDRSELPTASWFASSYADGSFPVVARFGGVDLVGLNSASTPDDRLTEWSGDVSDDQLEALRERLPALENPLVVCHHTLRSVPETPAAEPWEWFTLDRSEALVDVLTDHDVPLVVSAHHHLPAASVRDGLREVISPAVCSFPRAYSLLEIDERGTTIQLVPCSDREGLTEAYWHARTGEALGQGVLEMACSRLDRLPLLDEWAEDDPAASEVSR
- a CDS encoding helix-turn-helix domain-containing protein translates to MTGFRATVVVHEPTDCPVASVSAASDDSIGSVNWTRASDGVTVEEFDAPRATALEDATLDVEVTRLRSDGDGGVYRFERERDDCACEVVEGLGTPISSVRAQDGSLLISFRTGDLEEVAVVVEGLRDRFEGVVVEELTRGAAGAGGDRAIVDLDALTPRQREVLETAHEMGYFAYPKGANATEVAEELGVARSTFSEHLAAAQTKLMAAVLDE
- a CDS encoding substrate-binding domain-containing protein is translated as MGPTNTRRSFMKGAGGATVGITAGLAGCLFGGDDEDLVIQYNAVDGWANYSTVRDTFTDETGIDFPEDTKNSGQTLNALTNEADNPQADVAYMGISDAIVAEQEGLTEPYQPEHWDQIPDDLKHEDGEWFCNHYGTVGWAVNTEEIEDPPETWEDLLDERFEDTIALYNPESAYNGFINYVNANLAMGGSLTDFEPGIDFFQELQDRGNIAAMPDQGVTTSFFQGEVPMLMAYDFNAYEAKYLSDMDEDSVEVIVPDDSALVIPYTLNVVNDAPRRENAEALCDFQLSEQGQQLFAESFVTPARDDVSIPDDVAEMMLPDDEYGGSEAIDYEELVEHQGDIRSEFSEEIAS
- a CDS encoding CopG family transcriptional regulator; this encodes MGNKNKTISFRVNEDAFEALQDIATERDISLSAVFRDYVDLLVDHDGQVTVVPDHELETGASDDGDRSFPPTVEVPKSFIREHERLELEAEHLREQLDEYNAYVTDLQDRLEGEEDEILLLDDLDDEESYQLR
- a CDS encoding ABC transporter ATP-binding protein; this encodes MTEVTLDNITKRFGSETAIEDVSLTVRDGEVLSIVGPSGCGKSTTLRTVAGFETPTEGRIMFDETDVTDVRAENRNVGLVFQDYALFMNMSVMENATFGPRMKGVPKEEREAKAMELLELVGIEELADRDPASLSGGQQQRVALVRALAVEPEILLLDEPMTGLDAKLKKRLRREIGQLLTDIGVTTLYVTHDQTQAMAMADRVAVLNDGRIEQIGTPETVYEQPANPFVANFIGTSNLLPATANGEAVDLGFATVEVDELPTTDGDVTVVTRPDDFTLNGGPIQADVLDTFYIGGTVQMIVELPDGNQISLNVNPKQSDVTGVGPGDQVGLSLDASNVHVVS
- the citZ gene encoding citrate synthase codes for the protein MVDDLEKGLEGVLVAESELSSIDGDAGRLIYRGYPIEDLARGASYEEVLYLLWNGHLPNKDELDRFTDALADERDVSDDVLATMERLADAGDRPMAALRTAVSMFSASEPEADADPDDLEATLRKGRRITAKIPTALAAFERYRLGESPIEPRPDLGLAANFLYMLTGEQPDDIAAETFDQALILHADHGLNASTFTSMVIGSTMADIYSAVTGGISALSGPLHGGANQDVMEVLIEIDESDLDHREWVEQATEQGRRIPGFGHRVYNVKDPRAKILQERSEELAANGEDKWYDYTTTIEQYLAEEKGLVEKGIAPNVDFYSGSVYYQLGIPIDMYTPIFAMSRAGGWIAHVLEYQEDNRLIRPRARYTGPEDSEFVPLEER
- a CDS encoding DUF5814 domain-containing protein produces the protein MAITDKIYVKNHRQLSSQLETNIPKGAFKGATLDVLFQGAGLEKLDEATRDRVLDFAGDFLDCDCDNNPYCGCPERKFIRYLLELRAQGLGPNAIVDVMSDDYMVYAYTGDVLSFLDNGVRTLEAAEGLARVDGAGETTDEIRREKRNLTR
- a CDS encoding ABC transporter permease codes for the protein MIERVITIPEQVTVRGKRVDDLLPWILSVPFALLFVLFLGIPLYRLFELSFQSETFLGHYVNIFAVGRYRNALFMSFAISILVTAVSIVLGLFMAYFLARREFTGKRLVVAIISFPISFPGVLVAWAMIVVLGRTGVLPQFLAFLSGESASTFAIVFSFWGLVAGYTYFTLPRVTMSMVSSIEKVDQNIEEAARSLGASRLQTFRHVTLPVIAPAIASAVTLAFSVCMAAFGTALLIASGVVDILPLMIFNVIMGQQDYAAGAAMAVVLTIITVSVIYGYRRKFGGSVYA
- a CDS encoding HAD-IIA family hydrolase, with amino-acid sequence MSGLDPIGGALVDLDGTVYRGESLIPGADRGIRALRDRGVPVLFLSNNSLKSRAAYADKLTGMGLPAEPADILNSTVISVEYLLREHPRDEIYVIGESHLEGELEAAGLSLTDDSAAVDVVLVSMDRSLDYETLSTALDSIDEETTILATNPDTTCPVEGGEIPDAGTNVAALEAATGRDLDRVLGKPSSITVEAAADRLGVDASQCLMIGDRLETDVRMGVQSGMQTALVLSGVTDRRDLDGSTIQPDVVLESLSDLESVL